A genomic stretch from Arachis stenosperma cultivar V10309 chromosome 3, arast.V10309.gnm1.PFL2, whole genome shotgun sequence includes:
- the LOC130966303 gene encoding uncharacterized protein LOC130966303, with protein MAYHPQTNGQAKVSNWEIKCILEKIVKPNRKDWSAKLSDALWAYQTAYKTLIGMSPFRLGRAGIERKLQLAELECLRLEAYENSRLYKEKTKVVQDKNIRRREFRARELVLLYNSRRRLFPEKLRSRWEGPYRVEKAEPYGVYHLRHPSSSNIFKVNGHRLKLYHGEKMNRNKELEIFLLEDAPYGIEN; from the exons ATGGCCTATCACCCACAAACGAACGGCCAAGCCAAGGTTTCCAACTGGGAGATAAAATGCATCTTGGAAAAGATTGTGAAACCTAATAGAAAGGATTGGAGTGCTAAGCTTTCCGATGCACTATGGGCCTACCAAACGGCGTACAAGACACTGATTGGCATGAGCCCCTTTCG ATTGGGAAGGGCCGGAATTGAGAGAAAGCTACAATTGGCGGAATTGGAATGTTTGAGGTTAGAAGCCTATGAGAACTCTAGACTCTACAAGGAGAAGACAAAAGTCGTGCAAGACAAGAACataagaagaagagaatttaGAGCCAGAGAACTAGTCCTTCTCTACAATTCAAGACGAAGATTGTTTCCCGAAAAACTAAGGTCAAGATGGGAAGGACCTTATCGGGTAGAGAAAGCGGAACCATACGGGGTCTATCATTTGCGCCATCCTTCAAGCTCCAACATCTTCAAGGTTAATGGACATCGTCTAAAGTTGTATCATGGTGAAAAAATGAACCGCAACAAGGAACTTGAGATATTCCTTTTGGAGGATGCACCTTATGGCATAGAGAATTGA